A region from the Ictalurus punctatus breed USDA103 chromosome 25, Coco_2.0, whole genome shotgun sequence genome encodes:
- the LOC108257967 gene encoding flavin-containing monooxygenase 5 isoform X1: MARRVAVIGGGCSGLTCIKCCLDEGLEPVCFESSDDIGGLWRFKETPEAERSSMYRSLVVNTSKEMMCFSDFPMPAHYPNYMHHSMFLNYLRLYAEHFDLLKYIHFQTTVLSVRQRHDFSHTGQWEVVTENRDGHKETQVFDGVFVCSGSFTHPVTPLSAFPGIDTFPGKCCHSWEYKDPHPFHGKRVVVIGIGNSGGDIAVEISRVAERTFLSTRDGAWIVSRSSTRGLPLDMQLTRLNSLLMQVLPRPLLNWALERLYNQKFNHRLYGLQPSHSQPPVTNDDLPERILQGALQVKPNVREFRGSTVVFDDEAVEDGIDAVVFCTGYRASFPFLLSSENNNPVGEVSLYRRVFPLYIERPTLAFVGLLTSFGPLMPIMEMQARWATRVFAGLNQLPPLSIMHKITEKDWKANMKRYSCPKKAVHFVDYIPYLDSIAREIGVHPNCLWLFLTDPGLGLRVLFGPCTPYQFRLHGPGQWDGARQAILTQWERVAQPFKTRPIPEHKTSGLRYWLSLAGGVMVIFALIELQKRNKPFFST; this comes from the exons ATGGCTCGGCGTGTTGCTGTGATTGGAGGAGGATGCTCTGGACTAACCTGCATAAAGTGCTGCTTGGATGAGGGTCTGGAGCCAGTGTGTTTTGAGAGCAGCGATGACATTGGAGGACTCTGGAGGTTTAAA GAGACACCAGAGGCTGAACGCTCCAGCATGTACCGCTCACTGGTCGTAAATACCTCAAAAGAGATGATGTGCTTTAGTGATTTCCCCATGCCAGCACACTATCCAAACTACATGCACCACTCCATGTTCCTGAACTATCTACGGCTGTATGCTGAGCACTTTGACTTGCTCAAGTACATTCACTTCCAG ACAACAGTGCTCAGTGTGAGACAGAGGCATGACTTCTCTCACACAGGACAGTGGGAGGTGGTAACTGAGAACAGAGATGGACACAAAGAAACACAGGTGTTTGAtggggtgtttgtgtgttcggGAAGCTTCACACACCCTGTTACACCCCTCTCAGCGTTTCCTG gAATAGACACGTTTCCAGGGAAGTGCTGCCATAGTTGGGAATATAAGGATCCACATCCATTCCATGGGAAGAGGGTGGTGGTTATTGGCATTGGCAACTCTGGTGGAGACATTGCTGTGGAGATCAGCAGAGTGGCAGAAaga ACTTTTCTGAGCACGCGCGATGGAGCATGGATTGTGAGCCGTTCATCTACTAGAGGCCTGCCTTTGGACATGCAACTTACACGTCTGAACAGCCTTCTGATGCAAGTGCTTCCTCGACCTCTGCTCAACTGGGCATTAGAGAGATTGTACAATCAGAAATTTAACCACAGGCTGTACGGACTTCAGCCCAGCCACAG CCAACCACCCGTTACAAATGATGACCTACCAGAACGCATCCTTCAGGGGGCACTGCAGGTGAAACCAAACGTGCGAGAGTTCCGAGGCTCGACTGTTGTATTTGATGACGAGGCAGTTGAAGATGGGATAGATGCAGTTGTCTTCTGTACAGGATACAGGGCAAGCTTCCCATTCTTACTGTCTTCAGAGAACAACAATCCTGTGGGGGAAGTGAGCCTCTACAGAAGAGTCTTCCCTCTGTACATAGAGCGCCCCACACTGGCTTTTGTTGGGTTACTCACTTCCTTTGGACCGCTAATGCCTATAATGGAAATGCAGGCACGATGGGCCACCCGAGTCTTTGCAG GTTTAAACCAACTTCCTCCTCTATCAATTATGCATAAGATCACTGAGAAAGACTGGAAGGCAAACATGAAAAG ATACTCTTGTCCAAAGAAAGCTGTTCACTTTGTGGACTATATCCCTTACTTGGATTCCATCGCACGGGAAATCGGTGTGCATCCCAACTGCTTGTGGCTGTTCCTGACCGATCCTGGTTTGGGTTTGAGGGTTCTGTTCGGCCCCTGCACCCCATACCAGTTTCGGCTGCATGGGCCGGGTCAGTGGGATGGAGCTCGTCAGGCCATCCTCACCCAGTGGGAGCGTGTAGCCCAGCCATTCAAGACACGCCCCATTCCAGAGCACAAAACTTCTGGACTACGTTACTGGCTGAGTCTGGCAGGAGGGGTGATGGTGATTTTTGCTCTCATTGAATTGCAGAAGAGAAATAAACCTTTCTTCAGTACCTGA
- the LOC108257967 gene encoding flavin-containing monooxygenase 5 isoform X2, with product MARRVAVIGGGCSGLTCIKCCLDEGLEPVCFESSDDIGGLWRFKETPEAERSSMYRSLVVNTSKEMMCFSDFPMPAHYPNYMHHSMFLNYLRLYAEHFDLLKYIHFQTTVLSVRQRHDFSHTGQWEVVTENRDGHKETQVFDGVFVCSGSFTHPVTPLSAFPGIDTFPGKCCHSWEYKDPHPFHGKRVVVIGIGNSGGDIAVEISRVAERTFLSTRDGAWIVSRSSTRGLPLDMQLTRLNSLLMQVLPRPLLNWALERLYNQKFNHRLYGLQPSHSQPPVTNDDLPERILQGALQDTGQASHSYCLQRTTILWGK from the exons ATGGCTCGGCGTGTTGCTGTGATTGGAGGAGGATGCTCTGGACTAACCTGCATAAAGTGCTGCTTGGATGAGGGTCTGGAGCCAGTGTGTTTTGAGAGCAGCGATGACATTGGAGGACTCTGGAGGTTTAAA GAGACACCAGAGGCTGAACGCTCCAGCATGTACCGCTCACTGGTCGTAAATACCTCAAAAGAGATGATGTGCTTTAGTGATTTCCCCATGCCAGCACACTATCCAAACTACATGCACCACTCCATGTTCCTGAACTATCTACGGCTGTATGCTGAGCACTTTGACTTGCTCAAGTACATTCACTTCCAG ACAACAGTGCTCAGTGTGAGACAGAGGCATGACTTCTCTCACACAGGACAGTGGGAGGTGGTAACTGAGAACAGAGATGGACACAAAGAAACACAGGTGTTTGAtggggtgtttgtgtgttcggGAAGCTTCACACACCCTGTTACACCCCTCTCAGCGTTTCCTG gAATAGACACGTTTCCAGGGAAGTGCTGCCATAGTTGGGAATATAAGGATCCACATCCATTCCATGGGAAGAGGGTGGTGGTTATTGGCATTGGCAACTCTGGTGGAGACATTGCTGTGGAGATCAGCAGAGTGGCAGAAaga ACTTTTCTGAGCACGCGCGATGGAGCATGGATTGTGAGCCGTTCATCTACTAGAGGCCTGCCTTTGGACATGCAACTTACACGTCTGAACAGCCTTCTGATGCAAGTGCTTCCTCGACCTCTGCTCAACTGGGCATTAGAGAGATTGTACAATCAGAAATTTAACCACAGGCTGTACGGACTTCAGCCCAGCCACAG CCAACCACCCGTTACAAATGATGACCTACCAGAACGCATCCTTCAGGGGGCACTGCAG GATACAGGGCAAGCTTCCCATTCTTACTGTCTTCAGAGAACAACAATCCTGTGGGGGAAGTGA